Proteins encoded together in one Mobula birostris isolate sMobBir1 chromosome 9, sMobBir1.hap1, whole genome shotgun sequence window:
- the LOC140203351 gene encoding bcl-2 homologous antagonist/killer-like isoform X2 — protein MKKRPMRLIQNQEEETEHIFQNNVCCQHQNEVEEDLSNGVTMPGTSDVDEWQTHSSSSVEIGRQLAIIGDELNNQKNGESRDVQVYFPFAFGHESFRRVAERLFDNEINWWRTITLLSFGYKSLKYVCRGGIMEYFGRVTEPIGKTIAKNQITQWIAEQGGWTTALSIEHVVLKWLFGIFVIAMLGVAIVCKVYKS, from the exons AATCAGGAGGAAGAAACAGAGCACATTTTTCAGAATAATGTCTGCTGCCAACATCAGAATGAGGTAGAAGAGGATCTGAGCAATGGTGTGACAATGCCTGGGACATCAGATGTGGACGAGTGGCAGACACATTCCAG TTCCTCTGTGGAAATAGGGCGTCAGCTGGCAATTATTGGAGATGAGCTCAATAACCAAAAGAACGGAGAATCTCGAGATGTGCAAGTCTACTTTCCCTTTGCATTTGGGCATGAGTCGTTCCGCAGAGTTGCTGAAAG ATTATTTGATAATGAAATAAACTGGTGGCGCACAATCACCCTGCTAAGCTTTGGATACAAGAGTTTGAAATATGTCTGTCGGGGAGGAATCATGGAATATTTTGGCAGAGTCACAGAACCCATTGGAAAGACCATAGCAAAGAATCAAATTACTCAATGGATTGCGGAGCAAGGAGGCTGG ACCACTGCCCTTTCCATTGAGCATGTCGTCTTGAAATGGCTGTTTGGAATCTTTGTGATTGCTATGCTGGGTGTGGCAATCGTGTGCAAGGTTTACAAATCGTAA